The sequence CGCCGCAGCACGAGCGTCCTGTACATCTCGCCGCTGAAGGCCCTCGGCGTCGACGTCGAACGCAACCTGACCTCCCCTCTCGTGGGCACGGCCCGCACCGCCGAGAGCCTCGGCGAGGTGCGCCGTCCCCTGAGCGTGGGGGTGCGCACGGGGGACACCCCCGCCGCCGAGCGGCGACGGCTCGTGACCCATCCCCCGGACATCCTCATCACCACCCCCGAGTCGCTGTTCCTCATGCTCACCTCCCAGGCGCGGGAGACGCTGCGCGGGGTGGAGACGGTGATCCTCGACGAGGTGCACGCCGTCGCGGGCGGCAAGCGGGGCGTGCACCTCGCGCTGTCCCTCGCCCGGCTCGACGCCCTGCTGGAGGCGCCGGCGCAGCGCATCGGTCTCTCCGCGACGGTGGAACCGGTGGAGGAGGTCGCCGCCTTCCTCACCGGCTCGGGACGCTCCCGCGAGGTGACGGTGGTGCGGCCCGAGTCCACCAAGCGCTGGGACATCACGGTCACGCTGCCCGTGGCGGACCTGCAGTCCATCGAACCTCCCGCCGATGCGGTCGACGACGAGGACGTCACCGGCACGGTCTGGCCGCACGTCGAGCGGGCGGTGCTCGAGCGCGTCCTCGCGCATCGCTCCACCATCGTGTTCACCAACTCCCGCAGCCAGGCCGAGCGCCTCACCGGCAAGCTGAACCGTCTGCACGCCCGTCGGGTCGCGGTCGACGCGGCCGCCGGGGCGCCGTCGGCGGACTCTGCGCGCGCCGGCGCGTCCTCCTCGGGCTCCGCGGGCGCGGGAGGCGCGGGAGAGGAGGACGGCACCGAGGGCGAGGACATCGCCCGCGCCCACCACGGCTCGATGTCCAAGGAGGTGCGCGCCGGGATCGAGGAGCAGCTGAAATCCGGCGCGCTGCGCTGCGTGGTGGCGACCTCCTCCCTCGAGCTGGGCATCGACATGGGCGCCGTGGACCTGGTGCTGCAGGTGGCCGCGCCGATGTCTGTCTCGAGCCTGCTGCAGCGGGTGGGGCGTGCCGGGCACGACGTCGGCGCCGTCTCCACCGGCTCGCTGCATCCGCTGCACGCCGCGGACGTGCTGCGCTCCGCCGTCGCGGTGCAGGAGGCGGTCGCGGGGAGGATCGAACCGCTCGCGGTGCCGCGCAACGCCCTGGACGTGCTCGCCCAGCACACCGTCTCGGCCGCGGCGATGGACGACCTGCAGGTCGATGAGTGGTTCGACCTGGTCCGCACCGCACATCCCTACCGCGCGCTGCCCCGCTCCGCCTTCGACCAGACGATCGATCTGCTCGCCGGTCGGTATCCCTCGACCGATTTCTCCGAGCTGCGGCCCCGCCTGGTCCACGACCACGACACGGGGATCCTCACGGCCCGCCCGGGCGCTCAGCGCCTCGCGGTCACCAGCGGCGGCACGATCCCGGATCGGGGCCTGTACCCGGTGCACCTGGTGGCCGGGGACGACGACTCCCAGCCGCGCCGGGTCGGGGAGCTCGACGAGGAGATGGTCTACGAGTCGCGGCGCGGGGACGTGATCACGCTGGGCACCACCAGCTGGAGGATCGAGGAGATCACCGCCTCCCGGGTGACCGTCTCCCCCGCCTTCGGCCTCTCCGGCCGCATCCCCTTCTGGCACGGCGACGGGGACGGTCGCCCCGCGAGCCTCGGCCGTGCGATCGCCTCGGCGCAGTCCGAGCTCGCGAGCCTCCCGCGCCCCGAGGCCGAGGACCGGCTCGGCACGCTGGGACTGGACTCCGATGCGCGCACGGTGCTGCTGGACCACCTGGCCGAGCAGCAGCACGCGACCGGCACCGTCCCGGGGCCGCAGCAGCTGGTGGTCGAGCGATTCCTCGACGAGCTCGGCGACTGGCGGGTGGTGCTGCACTGCGCGCTCGGGCAGCGGATCACCGGGCCCTGGGCGCTCGCGGTCGGGGCCCGGGTCCAGGAGCGGTACGGGCTGGACGGCCAGGCGATGGCCGCCGACGACGGGATCGTGCTGCGCATCCCCCACGGCGAGCAGCCACCGGGGGCGGATCTGTTCGTGTTCACCCCCGAGGAGATCGAGCAGGAGGTGCGCCGGCTCGTCGGCTCCTCCGCCCTGTTCGCCGCCCGCTTCCGCGAGTGCGCGGCGCGCGCCCTGCTGCTGCCGAGGCGGGACCCGACGCAGCGCTCCCCGCTGTGGCAGCAGCGCCAGCGCTCCTCCCACCTGCTCGAGGTGGCCCGCCCGCACCCGGACTTCCCGATCATGCTGGAAGCCGCCCGGGAGTGCCTGCAGGACGTCTACGACCTGCCCGCCCTGGTGGAGCTGATGGAGCAGATCGGGCGTCGGCGCCTCGAGGTGCGGGAGGTGGAGACCCCGGCGCCCTCCCCTTTCGCCCGCTCGCTGCTGTTCGGGTATCTCGCGCAGTTCATCTACGACGGCGACGCCCCGCTGGCCGAACGCCGCACCGCCGCGCTCGCCCTGGACCAGTCGCTGCTGGCCGAGCTCCTGGGCTCGGTGAGCCTGCGCGAGCTGCTGGACGCCGAGGTGATCGCCGAGGTCGAGCAGCAGCTGCAGGGGCTCACCGCACAGCGGGCGCTGCGCGGCGGCGAACAGATCGCCGATGCGCTGCGCCGGCTCGGCCCGCTCACCGCGGACGATCTCTCACGCCGCACGGCAGAGGGGGTGGACCTCGAGGCGGAGCTCGAACAGCTGACCCGGGCACGCCGGATCATCAGCGTGCGCCTCGCCGGGCGGGAGCACGTCGCGGCGGTCGAGGACGCCGGCCTGCTGCGCGATGCGCTCGGGACGGCGCTGCCGCCCGGCCTTCCCCAGGCGCACCTGGCACCGGTGGACCGGGCGGTCCCCCAGCTGCTGGCCCGCTGGGCGCGGGGCCGGGGACCGTTCCCGGCCGCCGACGCGGTGGAGGCCTTCGGCCTGGCCCCCGGCGTCGCCCGCGGCACGCTCGAGCAGCTCACCGCAGAACGGGTGCTCCAGCAGGGCGAGTTCACCCCGGGTCGGGACGGCGAGGAATGGGTCGAGGCGGAGGTGCTGCGGCGCATCCGGCGGGCGAGCCTGGCCGCCTCGCGGCGCGAGATCGCGCCGGTGCCGGGCCCGGTGTATGCGCGGTTCCTCGGGCAGTGGCAGCACCTGGCCGGTCGCCGCGCGGACGGCCGACGCGACCGCCCCACCTGGCGGGACCGGGACGGTCTGCTGTCGGTGGTCGATCAGCTCACGGGCGTGTCTCTGCCGCTGTCGGCCTGGGAATCCCAGGTGCTGCCCGCCCGGCTGCCGGACGTGACCCCGGCGCTGCTGGATGCGGCCTTCGCCTCCGGTGAGCTGGTGTGGACCGGGCATGGCCGGCTCGGCGCGGAGGACGGCTGGATCCGGCTCCACCTCGCGGAGGCGCTGCCGCTCGGCCTCGATGCCTCCGCGCTCGAGGAGGCGGCGGCCTCGCTCACCGAGGGCTCCACGGCCGCGCGGCTGCTCGCCCTGCTGCGCGGCACCCCCGGCGCGCTGCGACACGGGCAGATCCTCACCGCGCTGGCGGACGAGGGCGAAGCCCTCGCACCGCCGGCCGTGCACGAGGCCCTGTGGGACCTCGCCTTCTCGGGCCTGATCACCAATGATTCCTTCGAGGCGCTGCGCAGCTACTCACGCGGCCCGGCATCGAGCCGCGGCTCCCGCGCGGCGGGACGCTCGCGGCCCCTGACGCGTCGGGGCGCGGCCCGGCTCTCGGCGGCGATGATGCGCCAGGGCGCGGCCAGCGTCTCCGAGCTGGCGGAGGGGCCGGTCGGTGCCGGTCGCTGGTCCGCGGTGCGGGTGGAGCCGGTGGATCCGGCCGCCCGCGCGGCGGCCCTCGCGACACTGCTGCTGGACCGGCACGGCGTGGTCACCCGCGGCGCGATGGACGTCGAGGACATCCCCGGCGGTTTCGCCGCGGTGTACCGGGTGCTCGCCATGCTCGAGGAGAACGGCAGCTGCCGGCGCGGCTATTTCGTCGACGGGCTCGGCGCCTCGCAGTTCGCCCCGGTCGAGGCGGTCGATCGCCTGCGCGATCGGTGCCATGACGCGGAGGCCGCTCCCGGCCCGGCGGAGAGCCCCGGCGGGGGCGGTGCGGACGCGACCACCGTGGCCCTGGCCGTCACCGACCCCGCGAACCCCTATGGCGCGGCGCTACCCTGGCCGGAGCTGACGATCCCGCCGCCGGAAGGCGCGACGGTGCGTCCCGCGCGGCGCGCCGGTGCGCTCGTGCTGCTGCGGGACGGGCATGTGCGCGCGGTCGTGGACAAGGGGGCCAAGCACCTGCTGTGGTGGGCCGAGGAGAGCGCGAGGGACGAGGTCGCCGCGCAGCTCGTGCGGGCGATCGCCGAGGAGTCGCGCCTGCCGCAGCTGCGGATCGAGCGGATCAACGGCCACGGCATCGACAGCGCACCGGTGGCCGAGATCGCCCGGGCGCTCGTGGACGCCGGCTGCTATCGCTCCCCGCGGTCGCTCCGCCTGCGCGCCGGGGATCGCTGATGCCGGAGGGGGACACCGTCGCCCGGCAGTGCCGGATCCTGCACGAGGCCCTCGCCGGGGCCACGCTCACCGGGTGCGATCTGCGGGTGCCGCGCGCCGCGACGGCGGATCTCGTCGGCTGGTGCGTGCAGGAGGTGCGCCCGCGCGGCAAGCATCTGCTGCTGCGGCTGCTCCCGCCCTCCCCCGGAGCGGTCCCGCTGACGCTGCACACGCATCTCATGATGGACGGGATCTGGCACGTCGACGGCAGGGCGCTGCGTTCGAGCGACACCAGCGCAGGGCCCCGCCCCGCCGCCACGATCCGTGCCGTGCTCACCGCCCGCCATGAGGACGGTCGCCAGACGCGGGCGATCGCATATGACGTGAAGCAGGTGCGCCTGGTGCGCACGGCCGACGAGGACTCGCTCGTGGGCCACCTCGGCCCGGATCTGCTGGATCCGCTGTGGGACGACGCCCACCGGGAACGGGCGGTGCAGAACCTCGCCGCCGAGCCGGAGCGAGAGATCGGCCTCGCTCTGCTCGATCAGCGCAACCTCGCCGGGATCGGCAACATCTACCGCAGCGAACTGTGCTTCCTGCGCCGCGTCCACCCCGCCGCGCCGACCGGGAGCGCGGGTGATCTGCGCGGGTTCGTCGACCTCGCGCACCGGCTGCTGGTGCTGAACCAGGACCGGGCCGTGCGGGTCACCACCGGCGGGATGCTGGGCCGGGACGGAGACCTGTGGGTCTACGGCCGCGGAGGCCGGCAGTGCCGCCGCTGCCGCGCCCGGATCCAGCGCGGCGAGCTCGGCGACCCGCGTCTGGAGGGCACCGAGCCCCGCGTGCTGTGGTTCTGCCCGCGCTGCCAGGTGGGCCCGGGAGCACCGGCCCGCGGGACAGGTCGGTAGACTCTCCCAGGCACCTCGCTCCGATCCCGGCCCGGCCGGCGATCGCGGCCCGAGGCGCCCCAGCCTCCATAGCTCAATGGATAGAGCAACGGCCTTCTAATCCGTAGGTTGCAGGTTCGAGTCCTGCTGGGGGCACCCTTCACCACCAGCGCACCAGGAGTTCCGCTTGATCCTGAAGGTCCTCACGTTCGGCACGATCGCGCTGCTGCTCCTGCTGCGGCTGGCGCGCACCCCCTTCGGGGCACGCCTGCTGGGCCTCTCGCAGCGGGTGCTGGGGATCGTGTTCCTGGCGGCGCTGCTGCTCGCCGGTGTGCTCGCCGTCGTGTTCGAGCAGTGGATCCTGCTCGCCGTGGTGGTGATCCTGCTGGTGATCAGCGGGATCGAGGAGCTCAGAGCTCGCGGCCGTGCGCGGAGGAGCCCTCGTTCCACGCGGTGACCCACTCGGGCACCACCAGGTGCTCCGGCACCGGTCCCGCCAGCTCCAGCACGTCCTCCATGGGCACCGAACCTCCGGACGTGCGCAGGAAGCGGGCGCGCACGATCGCATCGGCCACCACGGTCCCGCCGCGGCGGAACACCTGCTCCATGTAGATCCAGCGCTCGTCGTGCCCGATGACGCGCGAGGCGAGGTCGAAGCGCTGCCACAGCAGCAGCGAGCGGCGGTAGGTGATGCTCTGTCCGGCCACCACCGGGTACCAGCCGCGCGCGCTGATGCGCTGCCAGAACCGGGAACGGACCATGAGATCCATCCTCCCCAGGTCCATCAGCGTGAGATAGCGGCCGTTGTTCATGTGCCGCTGCACGTCCAGATCCCCGGGGTTCACGCGGAAGGTCACGTGCGAGGTGTCTCAGATGCTCAGCCGGCTGCGCCGACGCACACGCAGCATGAACAGCAGCAGTCGGAAGTACAGGTTCACGCAGGGTCCTCCAGACGTTCGCACCGTCTCGTCGATGAGAGCGGGTGACTGAAGGGTAACCGGCGATGCGGCGCCCCCTCGGCCCCCTCGCGCGCACCCGCGCTAGTGTGGTCCGGTGACCTCCAGCTCCACACGTGCCATCAACGACCGCATCATCTGGGTCGATTGCGAGATGACCGGCCTCGACAAGCAGCGCGACGCGCTCGTCGAGATCGCGGTGCTCGTGACCGACGCCGATCTGAACATCCTCGGGGACGGCGTCGACGTCGTCATCAAGCCGCCGGCGGAGGCCCTCGAGGGCATGGACCCCTTCGTGGTGAACATGCACACCGTCTCCGGCCTGATCGAGGAGCTCGACGGCGGGATGACCCTCCAGGAGGCGCAGGCGCGGTGCCTCGCCTACGTCCAGCAGTACTGCCCCGAGCCCGGCAAGGCGCCGCTGGCGGGCAACAGCGTCGGCACCGACCGCGTGTTCCTGGACCGCGACGTGCCCGAGTTCGCCCAGTGGCTCTCCTACCGCACGATCGACGTCTCCAGTCTCAAGGAGCTCGCCAAGCGCTGGTTCCCGCGGGTGTACTACAACATCCCCGCCAAGCACGGCGGCCACCGGGCGCTCGCGGACATCCGCGAGTCGATCCAGGAGCTCAAGTACTACCGCGAGGTGCTGCTGGTGGATGAGCCGGGACCGACCACCGCCCAGGCCCAGGCCGCCTCGAAGACCTTCGAGCTGCGCGATGAGCCGGCCGCCGCCCCTGCTGCGGCCCCCGGCCCGCACCGGGTGTGGCTGGAGCGCGCCTCCCATCGCACATGGCTCGAGGGCGAGAGCGACGGACTCCTCGAGTTCGCCTCCGCCTCCGACCGGGACGACGGCGGCTTCGCCTGGCTCGACGAGGACGGCGACGCCGACCTCACGCGCCCCTCGGAGCTGTGGATCACCTGCCGGATGACGCACAGCTTCGCTCTCGGCCACCTGCTGGGTCGCCCGGGCCTCGCCCGACTCGTCGACCACGGGATCGCCTCGCTGCGCGGCGTCTTCCACGACGACGAGCACGGCGGCTGGTACTCCGCCGTCGCCGGCGGCGAACCGGTGGACGACTCCAAGCAGGCCTACGCCCACGCCTTCGTGGTGCTCGCCGCCTCCTCCGCCGTGGCCGCCGGCCGGCCCGGGGCGAAGGAGCTGCTGGATGAGGCCCTGCGGGTGCTCGACGAGCGGTTCTTCGACGACGCCGCGGGGATGAGCGTAGACACCTTCGACCGCACCTTCTCCACCTGCGAAGAGTACCGCGGGATCAACGCGAACATGCACACCGTCGAAGGGCTGCTGGCCGCGGCGGACGTCACCGGCGACCGCCGCTGGCTGGACCGCGCCGTCGGCATCGCGACGCGTGCGATCGACGAGTTCGCCCGGGCCAACGACTGGGCGCTGCCGGAGCACTACGACACCGACTGGACTCCGCTGCTGGACTACAACCGGGACCAGCCCGCCCACCCGTTCCGCCCCTACGGCGCGACGATCGGGCACTGGATCGAGTGGGCTCGTCTGGTGCTCCATGCCCGCGCCGCGCTCATCGCGCTCGACGGCGAGGCACCGGAGTGGATGCTCGAGTCGGCGACCGCGCTGATGGAGAAGTCCGCCGCGGCCTTCGGGGCCGACGGCGCACCGGGCTGGGTGTACACCGTGGACTGGGACGGCACCCCCGTCTCCACCGAGCGGATGCACTGGGTCGCGGCCGAGGCCGTCGGCGCCGCCGCCGTGATGCACCAGGTGACCGGGGACCGGATCTGGGCCGAGCGGTACGAGCAGTGGTGGGAGTACATCGCCGAGCACCTGCTCGACGCCGAGGGCGGCTCCTGGTTCCACGAGCTCGATGCGACCAACACGCCGCAGGGCGTGACCTGGCCCGGCAAGCCGGACATCTACCACGCCTTCCAGGCGACGCTCATCCCCCGCCTGCCGGTGACACCGACCCTCGCCGCCGCGATGCGCGACGGGCTGCTGGACCACGACCTGCGGGCCTGATCCGAGGGGCTGAGCGGGCCCCCGCCCTGCAGGTGCTCAGCTGCGCGCCAGCGCCCGTGCCTGCCACCGGCCTGCGCGGTGCTCGATCCCGATCGGATGATCGAAGCACTCGCTCACCAGGCCGGTGGTGAGCACGTCCTGTGCGCGGCCCGCGGCGTGCACCCGCCCGTCCTTGATCAGCAGGGCATGGGTCGTGCTGCTCGGGAGCTCCTCGAGGTGATGCGTGACCAGGATGGTCGCGAGCGAGGGCCGGGCGCGGTGGAGCTCGTCGAGCGTGGAGAGGAACTGCTCCCGCGCGGCGACGTCCAGCCCGGTCGAGGGCTCGTCCAGCAGCAGCAGCGGAGGGTCCGGCAGCAGGGCGCGCGCGATGAGCGCGCGCCCTCGCTCCCCCTGCGACATCGTGGGCCAGGTCGCCGCACCGAGCTCCGCGAGCCCGAGCATCTCGATCAGCTCGTCGGCGCGCTCCTGCGTGGCCTCGTCCGGCACCCAGCGGGGCACCAGCTCGGTGGATCCGGTCGCCCCGGTGAGGACCACCTGCCGCACGGTGAGCGCAGAGGTGAGCGGGTGGCGGGGGTTGACGTGGCCGATGGACGTGCGCAGCTCCCGGATGTCGACGCGACCGAGCGTGCGCCCGAGCACCTGCACGCTCCCCCGCGTGGGATGGTTCACCGCGCCGCACAGGCTCAGCAGGGTGCTCTTGCCGGCACCGTTCGGGCCGATCAGCGCCCAGTGCTCGCCTGCGCCCACCCTCATGCCGACGTCCGTGAGGATCGGCCGACCCTCTCGCACGAAATCGACGGACTCGAGGTGAAGGATCGAACGCTGCGGCATGGGCTAAACTCTACACAACTCCTCAGACAAGCAGAGAAGCTGTCTCGTCGGGGAGCAGGCGCTCAGCGCAGCGGGGACGCAGCGCAGCGAGACGACAGCGGCACGGAGGTCCAGTGGCACAGGTGAGGCGCACCCCGCTCGCCGAGCAGGCGGCCGATCTGCTCCTGGAGCGGATCCGCGGCGGCGAGTGGGCGCTCGGCGCGAAGCTCCCCGGCGAGAGCACCCTCGGCCCGCAGCTGGGCGTGGGCCGCTCCACGGTGCGCGAGGCGATCCGCCGCCTGGCCGGGCAGGGCGTCCTCGCCACCCGCCAGGGGGCCGGAGTCTTCGTCGCCTCGCTGGACGTCCTCGAGGACTGGCGGACCTCGCTGAGCACGGCCGACATCACCTCGGTGCTCGAGGCGCGCATCGCGATCGAGGTCGAGGCCGCGGCGCTGGCCGCAGTGCGACGCTCCCCCGCCGAGCTGCGCGCGATCAGGCGTGCGGCCGCGGAACGGGCAGCACAGCGCAGCGAGCTCGAGGCGCACGTCGATGCGGACCTCGCCTTCCACCGCAGCATCGTCGCCGCAGCGCACAACCCGCTGCTACTGGACCTGTTCGACAGCTTCACCCCGCGCAGCCGGCAGGCGATGATCGATCTGCTGCGCCGACGCGCGGAGTTCGGCAGCGACACCGACCACGCGGCCCATCGTGCGATCCTCGAGGCGGTCGCCGAGCGCGACGGCGCGGCGGCCTCCGCTCACGCCCGGCAGCACCTCATCACGCTGCTGCCGGAGGGCTGAGGGTCGTCGCGGCGCTCAGGAGGTCTGATCGAGCGACGTCTCGAGGCGCTCGATCTTGCCGTCGAGCTCCCCCTCGTACCCGGGCCGGATATCCGCCTTGATCACCAGGGAGATCCGCGACCCGAAGGGCGCGACCGCGTCGGTGGCGCGCTTGACGACGCCGAAGACCTCGTCCCAGCTCCCCTCGATCTCGGTGAACATGCTCGAGGTCCTCGAGGGCAGGCCCGACTCCCGCACGATCCTCACCGCGGCGGCCACCGCGTCATGGACGCTCGCGCTGTCGGATCCCGCAGCGAGGTCCCGCACGAGGGCCGGGTCGGAGGGTTCACCGGTGGGCTGGACGGAGAAGGCGACGATCATGCCGCCAGTCTCCCCCTGCACGCCCGACCGCGCAAAGGGCAGATCACCTGTGCGCCGCTGCGGCCAGCAGGCGGGGCGCGAGGTCGCACCGGCAGACGCCGCGACGCGCATGCTCCCGGGCGAGGCCCCTCGGCAGGACAGTAGGATCGTCCACGGCGTCCCGGGCCGCGGGCGCCCCCATCGAACAGAACGAGGACCATGACTGTGCACCGGATCGGAATCGTCGGCTACGGGAACCTGGGACGCGGCGTCGAGATCGCCACCTCCCTCCAGGAGGACATGCAGCTCGTGGGCGTGTTCACGCGCCGCGACCCGTCCACCGTGAGCACCGTGCACGCGCAGACCCCCGTCCGCTCGATCGACGCGCTCGAGGAGATGCAGGACGAGATCGACGTGCTCGTGCTCTGCGGCGGCTCGCGGACCGATCTGCCCGAGCAGACCCCTCAGCTCGCCGAGCGCTTCACCGTCGTGGACAGCTTCGACACGCACGCTCGCATCCCCGAGCACTTCGCGAAGGTCGACGCCGCCGCCCGCGCAGCCGGCACCACCGCGCTGATCTCCACCGGATGGGACCCCGGCCTGTTCTCGATCAACCGCGTGTACGGGGAGGCCATCCTCGCCACGGGCACCACCTACACCTTCTGGGGCCGCGGCCTGTCCCAGGGACACTCCGACGCGGTGCGCCGCGTGGACGGGGTCGCCGCCGCGGTCCAGTACACCGTTCCCTCCCAGGAGGCGATCGCACGCGTTCGCGCCGGCGAGCAGCCCACGCTGAGCACCCGCGAGAAGCACACCCGCGAATGCTTCGTGGTGCTCGAGGACGGGGCGGACGCCGAGACGGTGCGCGAGGAGATCGTCACGATGCCGCACTACTTCGAGCCCTACGACACGACGGTGACCTTCCTCAGCGCCGAGGAGCTCGCCCGCGACCACCAGGGCATGCCCCACGGCGGCTTCGTGATCCGCTCCGGGGAGTCCTCGCCCGGCACCACGCAGACCATCGAGTACCGCCTCCAGGAGGACTCGAACCCCGAGTTCACCGCGAGCGTGCTCGTCGCGTACACCCGGGCCGCGGCGCGACTGGCCGCCGCCGGGGAGCACGGCGCGAAGACCCCGTTCGACGTGGCACCGGGCCTGCTCTCCCCGAAGTCTCCCGAGCAGCTGCGCGCCGAGCTGCTCTGAGCGAGGACGCGCACCGAGAACGCCACCGGCCGGGCATCGGCTGCTCCCGCAGCCGATGCCCCGGCGCCCGATGCAACGCGTCTCACACTGCGCGAGGCGGTTCCGGGCTGGGATATGCCCTGGCGAACCGGTATATTGTTCTCTCGTTGCGGGCTTCCGCTCGCACATGGTGGTCGTAGCTCAGTTGGTAGAGCTCCTGGTTGTGGTCCAGGCGGTCGCGGGTTCAAATCCCGTCGATCACCCCAAGAAACGCCCTGGCGACAGGGCGTTTTTTCATGCCCCGGCGCAGTCCGCCCCCATGTCCCACGTTCATGCCCCGGCACGAGCCGCCCCCATGTCCCACGCAGGCCGCCCAGCACGGCCGCCCCCGGGTCCCGGCCCCACCCCACCTCCGCACCGCACCGCACCCCAACACCTCGCCACCCCCTCCCCCTCCCACGCCCCTACCAGCGGGTTATGTGCTGCTGAGTGCCACGGTTGGCACTGGGGCGCTCATGACCGTGGAGTCTTCGGCGTGCCGGCTCGGCCGGTGTGGGATCGCGAGCAGGGCGGGGCGTCGCGGCAGGAGCTCCCGTGGCTCTGGGCAAAGCTCCAGCGCGCGGCTACCGTAGGAGTGCCACGGGCAGGTCGGGAGGTCGCCATGGCACAGCTGCCGGATCGTGCAGACATCGTCGTCGTCGGAGCCGGAGTGGTGGGCAACGCCGCCGTCGCCCATCTCGCGGACCACGGCTGGCGCAGCATCGTCCAGATCGACAAGGGTCCCCTTCCCGATCCGGGAGGCTCCACCGGTCACGCCTCGAACTTCGTGTTCCCCGTCGACCACTCCAAG comes from Brachybacterium faecium DSM 4810 and encodes:
- a CDS encoding uncharacterized conserved protein (PFAM: Domain of unknown function DUF77~TIGRFAM: conserved hypothetical protein TIGR00106) translates to MIVAFSVQPTGEPSDPALVRDLAAGSDSASVHDAVAAAVRIVRESGLPSRTSSMFTEIEGSWDEVFGVVKRATDAVAPFGSRISLVIKADIRPGYEGELDGKIERLETSLDQTS
- a CDS encoding diaminopimelate dehydrogenase (TIGRFAM: diaminopimelate dehydrogenase), encoding MTVHRIGIVGYGNLGRGVEIATSLQEDMQLVGVFTRRDPSTVSTVHAQTPVRSIDALEEMQDEIDVLVLCGGSRTDLPEQTPQLAERFTVVDSFDTHARIPEHFAKVDAAARAAGTTALISTGWDPGLFSINRVYGEAILATGTTYTFWGRGLSQGHSDAVRRVDGVAAAVQYTVPSQEAIARVRAGEQPTLSTREKHTRECFVVLEDGADAETVREEIVTMPHYFEPYDTTVTFLSAEELARDHQGMPHGGFVIRSGESSPGTTQTIEYRLQEDSNPEFTASVLVAYTRAAARLAAAGEHGAKTPFDVAPGLLSPKSPEQLRAELL